A window of the Henckelia pumila isolate YLH828 chromosome 3, ASM3356847v2, whole genome shotgun sequence genome harbors these coding sequences:
- the LOC140888218 gene encoding protein PSK SIMULATOR 3-like — protein MGWLPGIGYITGGGGHSFCTESKNKSCHLGILAFEAAKIMSRLVSLYRSLSNEEIFKLREEILKSQGVVFLNSRDEKFLLSLACKEMLEDLDRAAATVSRLGKKCSDFGLNRFDLAYVNLKLGIVDYRKLKYGSRLNEKRLRKMQRLISATSRLHAALEALTELEQLTQQKTRQGKNKKIHLMKSNFDPFTAKLMNQRKMVHHFRGISLWCKTFDKSVGLMARIVCVVYVRICAIFGQYVPNLTSFSFQNMGCFKNQTDMPMIEPVKEQFTSHSGPITMSSKATLVRFHSQKTNLFFNEKDDRVLSIETFLKKSLFHSAGPLTLGGSGLALRYANVILLAEKYLDPTESIDHIDRESLYQMLPENLKVLVRTKLSKNMKCAEDDFLLAIGWREAMTEMLGWLAPVARDTVKWQMERSFEKMKFHSKPSVLLLQTLHFSDKEKTEAAIAELLVGLSCVYRHENRQIYV, from the coding sequence ATGGGTTGGTTACCGGGTATTGGCTATATAACGGGAGGCGGTGGGCATAGTTTCTGCACGGAGAGTAAGAATAAATCATGTCATTTGGGAATCCTAGCCTTCGAAGCGGCCAAAATCATGTCAAGATTAGTATCCCTTTACAGATCCCTCTCCAATGAAGAGATTTTCAAGTTGAGAGAAGAGATTTTAAAATCTCAAGGAGTTGTGTTTCTGAATTCTAGAGATGAAAAGTTTCTCTTGAGCCTCGCCTGCAAGGAAATGCTCGAAGATCTTGATCGTGCCGCAGCCACCGTTTCTCGTCTTGGAAAGAAATGCAGTGATTTTGGGCTTAATCGGTTTGATCTGGCGTATGTGAATTTGAAACTTGGGATCGTTGATTATCGAAAATTGAAGTATGGGTCTAGATTGAATGAGAAAAGGCTGCGAAAAATGCAGAGATTAATCTCAGCCACCTCGCGTCTGCACGCGGCATTGGAGGCTTTGACAGAGTTGGAACAGCTTACTCAACAGAAGACGAGGCAAGGGAAGAACAAAAAGATTCATTTGATGAAGTCAAATTTCGATCCTTTTACTGCAAAACTCATGAATCAGCGCAAAATGGTTCACCATTTCCGGGGAATTTCGCTTTGGTGCAAGACGTTTGATAAAAGTGTTGGCCTAATGGCAAGAATTGTGTGCGTTGTATATGTAAGAATCTGTGCCATATTCGGTCAGTATGTTCCAAATCTGACCTCTTTTTCGTTCCAAAACATGGGTTGTTTCAAGAATCAAACAGATATGCCCATGATCGAACCAGTCAAGGAACAGTTTACATCCCATTCGGGACCTATTACAATGTCTTCAAAGGCTACTCTTGTTAGGTTTCACAGCCAAAAGACGAACCTTTTCTTCAATGAGAAAGATGATAGAGTTCTATCTATTGAAACTTTTCTGAAAAAGAGTTTATTCCACTCTGCAGGACCTCTGACTCTAGGTGGTTCGGGGCTCGCACTGCGTTATGCCAATGTGATTCTATTAGCAGAAAAGTATCTGGATCCAACTGAATCCATCGATCATATTGATCGTGAATCGTTATACCAAATGCTGCCTGAAAATCTGAAAGTTCTTGTCAGGACAAAGCTTAGCAAGAACATGAAATGTGCAGAGGACGATTTTTTGCTGGCCATTGGATGGAGGGAGGCTATGACTGAGATGTTGGGTTGGCTTGCACCTGTTGCTCGCGACACGGTGAAGTGGCAGATGGAGAGGAGTTTTGAGAAGATGAAGTTCCATTCGAAACCTAGTGTTCTTTTGTTGCAGACGTTGCATTTTTCAGATAAAGAGAAGACAGAAGCCGCCATTGCGGAGCTCTTGGTCGGGTTGAGTTGTGTATATAGGCATGAAAATCGACAGATATATGTATGA
- the LOC140890449 gene encoding L-type lectin-domain containing receptor kinase S.4, which produces MILQSAMAVFFIALFSFTFFSIQAESQGVDFTYTGFSDPKSNISLNGVALIDENGILQLTNESSRFKGHAFFPTQLQLKNSTTGAVFSFSTCFAFAIHPEYPKLGGHGMAFTISPSKELNSSLPSQYLGLMNSSDVGNSSNHIFAIEFDTVQDFEFGDINDNHVGIDINSMVSNASAAAAYFGDDSVKNSLNLKGGDPILAWVEYDSITNFVNVTLSPSSVKPQIPLLSMQIDLSQVLEENMYVGFSASTGLLASSHYILGWSFSMNGQAKSLDLGSLPSLPAPKKKPIALIASLSVVGSVVLILASILLAVFLFKKIKNAEVIESWELEIGPHRYKYQELKKATRGFKDSELLGSGGFGRVYRGTLHHPKTEVAVKRISHESKQGVREFVSEISSIGRLRHRNLVQLLGWCRCGGDLLLVYEFMPNGSLDKWLFDEPKYVLSWNQRFKIIKGVASGLLYLHEGYEQIVLHRDVKASNVLLDCDMNGKLGDFGLAKLYDHGSNPSTTRVVGTLGYLAPELSRTGKATTSSDVFAFGALLLEVVCGRRPIESKSDPEDLVLVDYVWKKWKEGGVLDVVDQQMKGDFDENEVLMVLKLGLMCSSNEPMERPSMRQVLSYMEHEIEMPEIVKVPGSGSDFDGGFENYLHSYASSSFDKTTSSFGGLASGDADKSSTSIVTSISTSPFLHVHSLREAR; this is translated from the coding sequence ATGATTCTTCAATCTGCGATGGCAGTTTTCTTCATTGCCCTCTTCTCTTTCACTTTCTTCTCGATCCAAGCTGAATCTCAGGGGGTTGATTTCACATACACAGGATTCAGTGATCCAAAATCCAACATAAGCTTAAATGGGGTGGCGCTGATAGATGAAAATGGCATCCTTCAACTAACCAACGAGAGCTCCAGATTCAAAGGCCACGCCTTCTTCCCCACTCAGCTCCAGCTCAAGAACTCGACCACCGGCGCCGTCTTCTCTTTCTCCACCTGTTTTGCCTTTGCGATTCATCCCGAGTACCCAAAACTCGGCGGCCATGGCATGGCTTTCACGATTTCACCTTCCAAAGAATTGAACTCTTCTCTCCCGAGCCAGTATCTTGGCCTGATGAATTCCAGCGATGTTGGCAACTCATCTAACCATATCTTTGCGATTGAGTTCGAcacggttcaagattttgagttCGGGGACATTAATGATAACCACGTTGGGATCGATATCAACAGCATGGTGTCCAATGCGTCTGCTGCTGCTGCTTATTTTGGTGATGATTCGGTCAAAAATAGTCTTAATCTCAAGGGTGGGGATCCTATTCTTGCGTGGGTCGAGTATGATTCGATCACAAATTTTGTTAATGTTACTCTCTCGCCTTCTTCGGTAAAACCTCAAATTCCTCTCTTGTCTATGCAAATTGATCTTTCTCAGGTTCTTGAAGAAAATATGTATGTGGGATTCTCTGCTTCGACTGGCTTGCTTGCAAGTTCACATTATATCTTGGGTTGGAGCTTTTCCATGAATGGACAAGCAAAATCATTGGATTTAGGCTCTCTCCCTTCACTTCCCGCACCCAAGAAAAAACCCATTGCCCTGATTGCAAGCCTTTCCGTGGTCGGATCTGTGGTTTTGATATtggcttcaatcttgcttgctGTTTtcttgtttaaaaaaattaagaatgcTGAGGTTATAGAATCATGGGAGCTTGAAATTGGCCCTCACCGGTACAAGTACCAAGAACTCAAGAAGGCCACAAGAGGTTTCAAGGACAGTGAGCTACTCGGGTCTGGAGGATTCGGCAGAGTTTATAGAGGGACTCTGCATCATCCGAAAACCGAAGTTGCTGTAAAGCGTATCTCGCATGAATCTAAACAAGGTGTGCGTGAATTCGTGTCTGAAATTTCCAGCATCGGCAGGCTCCGCCATAGGAATTTGGTTCAGCTTCTCGGGTGGTGCAGATGCGGCGGTGATCTTCTTTTAGTCTATGAGTTTATGCCGAATGGAAGCTTGGATAAGTGGTTGTTTGATGAGCCAAAATATGTGCTTAGTTGGAATCAAAGATTCAAGATTATCAAAGGTGTTGCATCTGGTTTACTGTACTTGCATGAAGGATATGAACAGATCGTCTTACACAGGGATGTTAAGGCTAGTAATGTGTTACTTGACTGTGACATGAATGGGAAACTCGGAGATTTCGGACTGGCAAAATTATACGATCACGGGTCGAACCCCAGCACGACAAGAGTGGTGGGCACATTGGGTTACCTTGCACCAGAACTTTCAAGAACCGGGAAAGCTACCACAAGTTCTGATGTATTTGCATTTGGGGCTTTATTACTCGAAGTCGTGTGTGGGCGTAGGCCAATAGAGTCGAAATCTGATCCCGAAGATCTAGTCTTGGTGGACTACGTTTGGAAGAAATGGAAAGAAGGGGGAGTTCTTGATGTGGTTGATCAACAAATGAAGGGCGATTTCGATGAGAATGAGGTGTTGATGGTACTTAAGTTGGGACTGATGTGTTCAAGTAACGAACCTATGGAACGACCCAGTATGAGACAGGTTCTGAGTTACATGGAACATGAGATTGAAATGCCAGAGATTGTGAAGGTACCGGGGAGTGGTAGTGACTTTGATGGCGGATTCGAAAACTATTTGCACTCGTATGCATCTTCTTCGTTCGACAAGACAACTAGTTCTTTTGGAGGTTTGGCTAGCGGAGATGCGGATAAGAGTTCTACATCCATAGTTACATCTATTTCCACTTCGCCTTTTCTACATGTCCATAGTTTAAGGGAAGCTAGGTAG
- the LOC140888216 gene encoding LOW QUALITY PROTEIN: L-type lectin-domain containing receptor kinase IV.1-like (The sequence of the model RefSeq protein was modified relative to this genomic sequence to represent the inferred CDS: inserted 1 base in 1 codon; deleted 3 bases in 2 codons) encodes MFYVARLVLLALSKSRTENSSVSNFKLAALSRQLLNENTIFRAFFHLQRIQILDGVAEIMPDALLRLSNVTKQKTGHAFYPNPFHFKNSDNGSVFSFSTNFVFAIVPQYQPVGGHDMAFVIAPTRGLLGSLPSTYLGLFDESNNGDPSNNVFAIELDMLKSSEFNDIDDNHGGININSLVSVTAHPAGNYEDQTGLFENLTLNNDHKMQVWIEYDGFSQQVNVTLAPVDVKRPSYPLVSLTTDLSPVINQVMYVGFSATPLFASHYVLGWSFSINAPAQPLDLSQLPEXPRVGPKKKPRILTVGLPMISEVFLLGILSAVYYVKRKLKFAEVLEDWELDFTPQRFRYKDLYMATKRFKEKELLGTRGFNKVYRGLMPRSSIEIAVKRVCHESRQGMREFVVEISSIGHLCHRNLVPLLGYCRRKGELLLVYEYMPNGSLDKFIHDQPKLTLDRDQKIWVIKGVASGLLYLHEEWEQVVIHRDIKASNILLENKLNPRLGDFGLARLYDHGKDPQTTHVVGTHGITHIVYADDLLLFSRGDVMSIEAVFEHLSWSSDMSGVKINLLKSNVFMAGVCMEDKSAILELLGFKEGVIPFRYLGIPISSARLRTSDYSLLVDVIGERVSRWPKHSLSYAGNIELVRSVLQWVECFWISILSLPSNIIDNIYDICWNFIWNVKHPPIAWREVCKPVENGGLGLKDLSASNKAFLAKTLWKIHMRKDVLQIKWVNHKYRSFGEV; translated from the exons ATGTTTTATGTCGCCAGACTCGTGCTTTTGGCTTTGTCCAAGTCCAGGACTGAGAACTCCTCAGTAAGTAATTTCAAATTGGCGGCCCTTTCGAGACAGCTGTTGAACGAGAATACAAt CTTCCGAGCCTTCTTTCACCTGCAACGGATTCAGATCCTGGATGGTGTAGCAGAAATCATGCCAGATGCATTGTTAAGGCTCTCAAATGTCACCAAACAGAAAACAGGCCACGCCTTTTATCCCAACCCCTTTCATTTCAAGAACTCGGACAATGGTtcggtt ttttctttttccaccAACTTTGTGTTTGCCATAGTCCCTCAGTACCAGCCTGTGGGCGGTCACGACATGGCTTTCGTGATTGCCCCGACAAGAGGTCTCCTCGGATCTCTTCCCAGCACGTATCTCGGGCTTTTCGATGAATCAAACAACGGAGACCCTTCGAATAATGTCTTTGCAATCGAGCTGGATATGCTCAAGAGTTCTGAGTTCAATGATATAGATGATAATCATGGTGGCATAAATATTAATTCACTGGTCTCTGTGACAGCGCATCCTGCAGGAAATTACGAGGATCAAACCGGTTTGTTTGAGAATTTGACACTGAATAATGACCACAAAATGCAAGTTTGGATTGAATATGATGGCTTTTCTCAACAAGTTAATGTGACACTGGCTCCAGTAGATGTGAAAAGGCCAAGTTATCCTCTCGTGTCTTTGACGACCGATCTTTCTCCTGTTATAAACCAGGTCATGTACGTTGGCTTTTCGGCAACGCCTTTGTTCGCGTCCCATTATGTGCTCGGATGGAGTTTCAGCATCAACGCCCCCGCGCAGCCATTGGATCTCTCTCAACTCCCTG CTCCGAGAGTCGGGCCCAAGAAGAAACCGAGGATTTTGACAGTCGGGTTGCCTATGATTTCTGAAGTCTTTTTGTTGGGAATCTTGAGTGCAGTGTATTATGTTAAAAGGAAGCTGAAGTTTGCCGAGGTTCTTGAAGATTGGGAACTTGACTTCACACCCCAAAGATTCAGGTACAAAGATTTGTACATGGCCACA AAGAGGTTCAAAGAGAAAGAGCTATTAGGAACTCGAGGATTCAACAAAGTTTACCGGGGCTTGATGCCTAGATCAAGCATTGAAATTGCAGTGAAGAGGGTGTGTCATGAGTCCAGGCAAGGAATGAGAGAATTTGTGGTAGAAATTTCGAGCATAGGGCATCTTTGCCACCGTAATCTAGTCCCTCTTTTGGGCTATTGCAGGCGTAAAGGCGAGTTACTGCTGGTCTACGAATACATGCCTAATGGGAGTCTAGATAAGTTCATTCATGACCAACCAAAATTGACTCTTGATCGGGATCAGAAAATTTGGGTCATCAAAGGCGTTGCATCGGGGCTACTGTACTTGCACGAAGAATGGGAGCAAGTAGTGATTCATAGAGATATAAAGGCTAGTAATATCTTGTTAGAAAACAAATTAAACCCAAGATTAGGTGATTTCGGTCTGGCAAGATTGTATGATCATGGAAAAGATCCACAAACAACTCATGTCGTGGGTACTCATGGCATAACACATATTGTCTATGCGGACGACCTGTTGCTATTCTCTAGAGGTGATGTGATGAGCATTGAGGCGGTTTTTGAGCATTTGAGTTGGTCTAGTGATATGTCTGGAGTAAAGATCAACTTGTTGAAGTCGAATGTGTTCATGGCCGGTGTGTGTATGGAGGATAAAAGTGCTATCTTGGAGTTGTTGGGATTCAAGGAAGGGGTGATACCATTTAGATATCTTGGTATTCCGATCTCTTCGGCTAGACTCCGCACATCCGACTATAGCTTACTTGTGGATGTCATTGGAGAGAGGGTGTCGAGATGGCCGAAGCATTCTTTATCATATGCGGGAAATATTGAATTGGTGAGGTCCGTTCTACAATGGGTGGAGTGCTTTTGGATATCTATATTGTCTTTACCATCCAACATTATTGATAACATCTATGATATTTGCTGGAACTTTATTTGGAATGTCAAGCACCCACCGATTGCTTGGAGGGAGGTTTGTAAACCGGTAGAAAATGGGGGATTGGGGTTGAAAGATTTATCGGCTTCAAACAAGGCATTTCTTGCTAAAACTCTTTGGAAGATACACATGAGAAAGGATGTCTTGCAGATAAAATGGGTGAATCATAAATACCGATCATTTGGGGAAGTGTGA